The genomic interval TGCTAGCCTGTAAAGGTTGTTGTCCCTGGTACGCCGCCTGCGTTAACGGTGCCCCCTGCACACTCGCCCTATTCGTTTGCCCTTGCAACAACGCGGCTTGGAGCGGTTCGGCTTGCGCTGCAACGTTTTGTGTCTGCGACTGTACCGCCCCACGATTTGGAACGGGCATAACGTTCGCTGGTTGCACCACCAGGAGCGAATCTTGTTGGCGCGGTGCGATGCGCGACGGTCGCATGGCGTTCATCTCCCGAGTGTTCCCGAGCGGAGCGTACACGGGCAAACGCTTGGCTTGTCGCGGTGCGGCGTCCCCCAGAGCATCACCCACGACCTCCACAACTTCCGCTAGGCTTTCACTGACCTGTGCGCGTGTCGGCAGCCGCATGTTGCGTCTTTGTTTCGTTGTCCGCGACGAGGTGAGCGGTTGCTGTGATTGCTGTTTGGACGTCCACAAGACGGCAAGGCCGCTCCAGAGCACCAGGACAACGACGGGACTCAGGAGCACGGCGCGCATCGCGATCCTGACGACTTTGTCCGCTTTGTTCGGTCGGGGTCGCGGCAAAGGAAGCTCGGACACGTAGGTGGGAGCGGCAAACAGGTCGTTTTCACCCCTTCTCCGTAGTGGCGTGTGCGAGGAACCCCCGCCGTGGTACGGCGGTGTCCGGGAAGCGTTGGCGAACGGAATCGACATGAAAAGAAACAAAGGATAGTTTCCTAATGTAAGCCGTCGAAGCCTGGGAGATAAAGAGTAGATTGCAAGAGCTCGAACGACACAAAGTGTACTACCATAGAGGTTGCTTTCCGTCTGGATTTGATTCGAGAACACTCTATACCGTGTTTCTGCACCGCTCCCTCGTTGGATGAGGGTTGCGCGACGGGAAGGAAATCACCCCCCAACGATGCATGCGTTGTACGCAGCGTGGTTGCGGCTATCCTCCTCATTTACTGTCAGCCGGAATTGCGATCCTGTCTTGTCCAATTGTCCGTTCCAACTTACATTCTGATTAAGTACTCTTCCTTTGAAACTATATACGTTAAAAGTATCtgaatatatatataaatTAATTTTGCTGAACCTTCTCACTTACTTACAGAGAGGTATTGCTCGAAAACTTACTTCGGCACGATCCACATGGCAGACTGTCGACGGTCGTACGACCAGAAGTAAAATTCGGGTTCTCCACATTTCCGGGTATTGTTAGGACCGTTGTGGGCCAATTTTTGCTCCTTTTGAATTTTGAAATGTTTTGTGAGACGACCGTTTCGTGCCCATTTCTAGCGTTGGGACTTTACTTTCCAATCGCACCGACTGACAAGTCCAATGCAGCCAATCGAACACACAGTTAAAGCCCACGTGTCCCTTCAGCGGACTCTGAAAGCTGGAGAAGCATGTCGACGATGAGAAACGCAGCTTTGAGGAATGTCGCTAGCCACAGGCGTGGCCGGCATCGGCGGTTCATCGCAGTCGCTGTGGTAGTCGCGATTGCCACATTTGCGTCGACCGTGCCCGTGTGTGGCGCCTGGAAAAGAGGAGACGTTGACGTCGGTAGACCAACGGCATCGCTCGGGCCAACGCGAGAAATGTACCGGACAGTGCCCATGGACCGTGCTTTGCAGCAACTCGAAACGAAACCCAACGGGGATTCTTCTTTGCGATCGTTGCGGAGTGGCAAAGGTGACGCAGTGAATATTTTTAGCCGGGGCAAGGGGGGAAAGGGGGGCAAGGGATCAAGCAGTAAACGCAGTTCGAAAAcatcgaaaagcaaaaagtcaGAGTCCCCCTCCGCCGCTCCGACTATCTCTTTCGCTCCAACGGCAGAACCATCCCAACGACCCTCTCCGTCCCCTACTGTCAGTTCGGCACCAAGCGATGTACCGACGAGAGCTCCATCGACGACTCCGTCCGTTGGACCCTCAGCATCTCCTTCGGCGTTGCCTTCCGAGAAACCATCGGTATCACCATCTGGGCAGCCGTCTCAATCTCCTTCTGAAGCCCCAAGCGAATCGCCGTCACAATCTCCTTCTGAGGTGCCATCGGCACGACCGTCAAGCTCACCCTCAATCAGTGTGGCCCCGTCGGTTTCTCCCACGGGCGCTCCTTCGCCTGCTCCAACAATTTCGGCCGCACCCAGTACAGTCCCCAGTTCTGGACCGACATGTTTGAGTAGCAAAAAGAGCAGCAGTGTGAGCAAGAAAAGTAGCTCTAGtgggaaaggaaaaggcaaggGCGGGGAATGCTCAAGCAAGAAGAGCGCTAGTGGTAAAAGTGGAAAAGGCAGTACGAAAACGACAATTTTTTCGAGGGCTTGActtccgattgatggtcgGTATAGCAAAGCTTTACGGCAACGCAGCAAACTCTTTTTTGCCTGTCATGCTGCTACTGAGATACTCTATAAAAATAGACTTGCTTACCTTACATTTCTGGACCGCGCCCATCCTCGTGCTCACAAATAGTATCCGATACCGATTCTTCTGTAACTCCTCTTGGTAGATGGGAGCAGGTTAATTGCGCTACCACCATGACAAAGGAGAGGCCAGCCGCCCCACAAACTATACCGTAGAAGTTTGCCAGTATATCTTTGGTATCGGCATTGCAGGGGCAAAGGCCGATGCCCATTTTGTCCGCAACTTCTTTCGCAAGCCCAAGAATAAACGCGCATAGACTACTTGAGAAGACCATGCCTATGAATGGCTTCCACAGAATTGGAAGTTCCCCGCGCTGCAGTGGAAGTCGTAGAGTGCGCCGTCCGCACACGGCCACATGAAGTCCAAAAAAGAGCCAGACCAGAGCTAGGCTCACGAGCAAATGTTTCCTCTTATCGGATTCCATCCATTGTAAATTTCGCGAATGCGCACGAGAGAGTATAATATGCTTTCCTTAAGGATTTCAAGGGTACTGttagtgactgtgagcattTCGTTTTGACGCAATGTTGGATCCGTAGTCGATCACATCGCGAAACCCGCCTTCATAGGCATATCATTCGATGTGCACAATACGTGGCTTGGGTGACAACCCTAGCTAGCATCTCTTTCTGAGGTGTCTACAGTCGGACATTTGTCTAACTGTCAACCCTTGCTTCCTAAATCCGTGTCAGCATGGCTCTATCAGATAAGATAGCCCAACAAGATATCTAATTTGAGGCAAAATGACTACACAAAATTAGACCCCTCAGTGTCAAAACGTCGTTTGCGCTACATTAGATAGTCGTTACGTCCTTCTCTGTTAAAACCATGAAGCTGGGAAATGCCCTATCGTCTAGCTTTCATCTTTCACAACTTCTTAAATCTGAAGAAAAGCAAACGCTTACGGTAGAAATGGAGCATGAAGTAAAGATGCTGTTATAAAAAATGTTAACGCTCGAGAAAGGATGAGAAAGACAACAATTTACATCGCCGAACGATACCACCTCGCAAATCCGAGCCGCTTCGCTGTATGCTCTCGTCTTCGATTGGTGACAACGATTGTCACACTTTTTGTTTACCTACTTTCCCGTCGGACTCTGCTTGTGTACGACGTATGGGCCACTTTTTCAACAACACATGAGGCAGAACTTTTCTTGCCTGCGATGGCTCCCGCCACATCGCGCAATCCCGACAGCGAGAAACGCAATCAAAGCCAAATTGAAATCTTGCTGGACAGTTCAAACCTGACGGTGCAGGAAATGTCAATTGATATCAACGCAAATGGAAAGCTCATCAAATTCGCCCCGTCCTCCTCGAAACAATTCGGCGTACCACCGCAAGATGCCTTTTCTGCTTGTCTCCTTGTCATGGACGAAAATTTCCGGCTTTCCGAATGGATTGCGTATCACTTTTTCACTCTACCGCTACGAACGCTTGTGGTATTGGTAGATCCAAGGAGCCGTACCTCACCAAAACTTATTCTTGATCAATGGAGAGAGTACATGGATATTGTTGAGTGGACAGATGGAGACATTCTATTTAATTACAATTCTAGCCTGCTGAAAGGGACGACGCGAGAAAAGACGAAATTGCATCGCACGCGACAGAAACTGTTTTACGGTAGCTGCACGAGGTATCTTAAAGCCACAAATCGATCGTGGACCACCTATTTTGACGTGGATGAGTATTTAGCGATCAACGAAGCTGACACGTTTGATAGTTCTGAGCGGATTGGTCAGTCAGGAAGCATCATCCGCCTCTTGCGGGAAACAAAGGCGAAACCACGTGAACGACTATATCATGGACCCTGTATAACTCTCCCGCGTCGATATTTTTCGGGGTCTAAGGAAAGCACTGTTGATATGGTATTTAACCGTGTTCCAGATTTTCTAAACGCCAGTCGATTCGAAACGTTACGTTGGAGATATCGTAGTGACAATACAGTTACTGAAAACGGCGCATCCAAGGCAATCATGGATGTCTCGCAAATTGCTTGGAAAGAACTGAGGCGCCAAAGGCTAGAAGTTCACCGGCCAATCAAGTCCTGCCCTCCCAATCACGTCCGAAGTGGACCTTTCTCTATCCACCACTATCTAGGGACTTGGGAAGCCTATTCACACCGAAACGATGCCAGGGACGGCCATCACCGTAACCGTACACAATGGGAGCTTCGCTCCGATCAAACGAGCGGTGGGTCCACAGATCAAATTCGTCCGTGGATTGCAGGCTTTGTCCAGCAAGTCGGAAAGCAACGTGCTGCAtatcttttggaagacgTTGGAATTTATCAAGATAGAGTCTCCGATGACGGCAATGTGAAATAACGCGCAACAATTTGTAAAAGGCGTTCACTTGAACGTCGGCAAAAGCGCCTGAAGCGCATCTTAAGGCTAGTAGAGATCAAAGTGTTCCATGAAGGAACGTAAATTACTTGCGTAACTGTGAGTCAAGGGTTATTTTCGGTTTCGTTTTCAAGAGAACTGAGACGTGCTTCACGgattcatcgtcgttttATCTTCCGAATCGTATGCAAATGCTTTGCATAGCAACAAACACTGATGTTGGTTGAGTTCGTGATTACATTACGCAATATTCTGGGAAAGGCGCTGCTGGCGGCGTAGAAGAAAGCATTGACAGACTAAAGATACGGTAGGCGAAACCTAAGGTTAAAACGTAATTGCATACATAACTCACTTGTTTATATTTACAAAAGTATTTTCTATTTTCACCCAGGATTTGCGTTTATTGTCACGCCTTGTAATCTGAATTTGATAACCCAAATGAAATTTATGTTAGCAAAGCGTGTGTGGATCCCTAGCTCGAAGGCACAGAGAACCGTAGTTTTCAAGGAACTCGGAAAACTAACAGAAAGAGGAAAATATATAATATAagagactgactgtgaggcagTCAAACTGTAAATCTTCGCAAAAAGTAAAGAATGATTTCACGGGAATCGGCTTGAAAGCGAGTCACGGACGCGTACAAATCATTTTGCGTCCACACGTCGGCGCCGTACCGTCACTGCACGGCAAAAGACGTGCAGATCCAGGACGCGAAGGCAAGTCACAGTCTCGTTTTGTTCCAACAAGGCGCAATCAACTGTAACGTGCATCACCGAGAACAAAGAAGCCACCAGGATTATCGTGTCTACATTAGTAGTTTTCCATTGACGTCGCTGTCTCGAGCTTCGTTCACCATTTTCATCATGTTTGCACTCCTAGCGAAAGGCATCACGAGAAGGAGTCTCCCCCGGGCAGCTACGTTTGCTCTATCCGGTACGAATATGACACGATCCTTTACCGCAACCCAGACTGTGGCGATGCCATTGGCTGAATTTCGTGACACGGTATCTCGTCAAAAGCGTACAGATGAGTCAGTCGGACGCTCTTGGAGCGCAACCGAGTTACGGCGCAAGAACTACGAGGATTTGCACAAACTGTGGTAGGTTTTGTGAATATATTTGACAAATGGAGTGTGTTGTTGGCTTGGCTTGATTCTGCGTGGAGCGCTTGCATGTTGTAGCCTCAAGGGATGAAAGCTGACTTTATAATGTTGTTTCGACTTGACAGGTTTGTGTTGTACAAAGAACGAAACATGCTCTTGACAGAGCAACAGCTAAGTCGGCGCAAAGGCATCATGTTTCCGCAACCAGAACGCATGAGGAAGGTCCGCAAGTCAATGGGAGCGATCAAGCACGTTCTGGGTGAACGCAAACGAGAGATGTTGGCTAGGCTGGCGAGAGAAAAATTGGAATTTAAAAATAAAATGGATGAAGATGCTGTAGAGGAGCAAGCTTGAACAGTGAATTTATGTGCTGATCAAAATTTGACGAGAACCAATATAAAGGAATAGTTTTTGCCATCGCACTACCGGTTTGAGTTTGCTATCTCTGCAGAATAACATACATGAGATTTTCGTATTCAAGTATTTATATGGTGTTGCAGTGGACGTCAGTAGATGACGCGCTGTAACGCACTTGATCGTTGGTACCCATCGAAAACTGTAATCGCATCCCAAGAAACGTAGTCGTCAACGCATTTGTTCAAAGTAACGTCGGAAACAAACGAAGCGGCTCCAGACAAAACGGAGCTCGCTTTGATAAGAAACGACCGATGCGTAAGCTTTCTTATCTGACGTTGAAAGGCATCGTTGCCATCTTCGCCAATAAACAAATGAAAAGGGACGGCAATCAAATGCTTCCTAAGCGACTGCAGCAACCTCGGGGAAATGTGCAGGGCAGCCATgcgttcttcttctgcaTCACAATATTCAATGTATTGCAATAAAACATCGCCACGTGTCGGACGCTTCTTCGAGTTCATGATATCCTGATCTTCTGCAGCACTCGCCCATAGAGTGTCAGCTGCCGCAAACGAGCATGGATGATTAATCGCTGCTCGTCCAACCATTGCACCAACGACGTTGTTTACTCCAGAACCATGTCGTCCCCCTCGAACAACCTGAGAAACTTCGTCGAGGCTTTTTACCCCACCATTCGTCACGAACTCAACCGAAGGAAAGTCTTCTGCCAACTGATTGACAATACTGGGCCTCAAAGGCGGTACATTTCTATTTTGGATGGTGGCTTGCCGTGCTCGCTTTTTCGCGGACACTTGCATCCGTTTGTGGTCTACTTTGCCCAACGGTTGGGATGCATCGTGAATCGGTGAAGCATTTCCTGGAACCCACAGTTGCTGTTGACTATCGTTCGCATCTTTACTCGGAGTAAAATCTCCCAAAAGACCGTAACGTGCATGGACGTGGCATTTAGCGACTGCGCCAGTCAAGGCGATTGCATTCACAAATTGACGACACGACCGGTACGCTTCTGCGTCGTCTTTAGATCGATCAGCTGAAGCATCAAACGTTGCTGCGTCTCGCACGCCCAACCGATGTTTCACTGTTACGTTTGGCTTCAGTTTATTTGTTCCTTGCCCCATTTCAAAAATTCCTTCTTGCATCGCCTCGACACAGTGTGCGACGTGACTAGGGTCGCGCATCAAAGCCGCCCCTGCACTCCGACCACGGACAGCGTTGGATGGACATCCGCAATTCAAATTGATATCGACATAGCCCCCATAGGCAGCTCCAATGGCAGCAGCTTGACGCAGCACTTCGGGATCACCTCCGCCTATTTGTAAAACTACAGCTCCCACGGGAGCGCTGCTGGAAGGACAATTGGACGCGTGCCCAATCAGATCAGTCAAGGTTCGCTCGACAACATCAGTAGTTTCTTTAGCCGACAGGAGGTGATACTCCTTACCGGGATCTCGCCGTAACCGCTCCATTACTTCCTGGATTTCCTCAGGTGCAATAGTTGCCTCATGCGCGTCCGTGGTTAGGTAAAGGGCACGAGCTCGTCGAAAGGCTTGGACAATCTGGGAAGCCGGCACCATTTCGGTGTATAAATGGGTCCGCTCACTAAAGAGTCGGACGAAGTATCGGTAGTGTCGGTTGGTATGACCCATCATGGGAGCAATGGAAAACAGTTCTTTCGAGTTTCCGCAATCACCCGTGACGGTAGGAAGCGGCAAGGATGTGAACGAATCGCGATTCCTCAGCGGTGACGGAAGAGGTGACAGCGCACATGCCGTTCCCCGAAAGAGCCGTGTCATTACGGACAAGCAAATCACAATCAAGCAATTCCAAAGCATGTATTGCAACAATTCTGGGAATTCACTACTTGGTGCGAGGCAATTTGCTCGACGCCTCCGccagttacagttagtacaAATCGGCGGTTTCAAATTGTCTCGACCCGAAAAACAATCTGAATTTGTGGATGCCAGAGTTTACAGTGATGTTTGCTTTTGAAGTGGGTGTGAAAAGTTTCTACGAGGCGATGCGGAAGCAATTTCAAAGTAGCAGTACCCTTAGTGCAATAACCAATTTTTTCCTTCACGTCAGCTTTTTCTCTGTATGCGCATCCGAAGCTGAAAGaactctagctagctagctagagctatCTATCAACATAATGAATTTTGGACTGTGTAAAGCTTGGTAAAAAGCTGAATTGAGGCCATCTGTTCCCGTTAGATGAAGACACAGATTTGCAATGAGTGTACCACCAGTGCTGACAAATATTGAAAGGATGTCAATACTGCAACTATAAACGCCATTGAAGTGGGATTTTTTGGTAATATGCATATACTTGTTGACTTACGATGTCTTCATCCAGTTCGAACTTATACGATGTCATTATCCAGGTCGAACTTATCCGGAGATTCTTTTTAAAAACTTGTGCAGACCCGTAAACAATGTTTCTGTGAGATCAGCCAACATGAAGGCCCTTGTTCCCAACCTGATCCACTTGTAGATTACTATTCCTCTCGCCGTCTTCGCTTAGGCGGTGCTCCATTGGTTTTATTTGGAAATGTTGATCGCCGGGTGTTATTGGCAGATGGCTGTCGCTGGTCGTGTAATCGAGGGCGTTCGCCATCACCCTGATTTTGCGGCGGTCGTCCGGCATGGTTGCTGTTCGCAGGAGAGCCACGATTGTAGCCGCCATAACTTCTTTTGCCTTGCGCCAGGTTCGCATCGCTCCCTTGACTTCGCGGTCCGTACTTTTCTCCGTCGACCGGTCTGGTGAGTGGCGTATCCGTCCGCGTTCCTCTGGAATGAGTTGCGCCATTCCGTACGGGCTCTGGCGGTTGACGACGAGACCGTGGATCAAAACTGCTACGTTTCCGACTGCCTGCATCTCGAGCAGACAAGTGAAGAGGCCGGGGCGACGAAGAACGTCGGAGGTTGTTTCcttgatgttgttgctgctgctgcggcGGTTGATTGACGGTTCGCAAGTCAACCACGGTTCGATCGGCCAAAAGGTCAAAGTCTACCAGTCGGGCCAAACCCCGATCCAAATCGAACGCCGTCAGCTTCGAGTTGTTACTGTGATTTCTTGAAAGTGAGTTCCACCCGTGTACCACTTTCTGTAACAGCTCTAAAGACCGCTCGTGCATGTCGCGAATTACCGACACGGGAACGTACCGACCAGAGGTCAGCAATCGATTCACGTTCCGATCTATGAGCTCTGGCAGTGTTGCCTGAAGCCCAAAAAGTTCTTGCGGAACCTTGTCCGCCAGGTCCATTTCTGAATTGTTCAGAACACGGAGTCGCGCCTTTTTGTCACTGTAGACTACAAAGCGGACAGGTCGGCGGGTGGAGGCTGCCATAACGAGAGCCATCCGGTAGTCACTCGGCCGCGTGTTGGTGTTGCCCCATGCCACTGGTCGGTCGATTGGGCATGCGTATAGCGCTTTTTCAGACGATTCCAGTCCAGTTGTAGAGTGGGTTCCGTCACGTCGGAATATGCGCTCCCGCACAAAAAGGTCTACCGTCTGTGGCAGCAGTGCCACCATAGTCTGGTCCTGCATACAGCGTTCCACTGCGTTGACTAGTAAGGTTTGTACAGATTTCGATGTAGTAGATTCGCAGTGATCCATCCCCACGATATTGCCGATGATGGCATTGCGAAATTCCGATTCTGTCAAATTCCCCGCTACTCTTTGAAGCACGGTTCGGAGCTCTCGTTGATCATTTCCCTGGATTCGTTCCGCCAAAGACTTGCCACAAATACAGTGCGTACGTAGCTCTTCGGGATAGGAATTGGCTGTGTTGGTGAGAAAATATTCCGTATTCAGTGGTACATATGTGTCTGGCTGGTCATCCAGCGACACATCATCAATGGAGACTTGCGAGTAGTCCGGACTttgtctttgttgttgttgcagccaGGTAGTCTTGCCGGCGCAGGGTGGTCCAATCGTAATATACAGGGGCGCCGGTTGGTCCGATTTTGAAAAActcaactcacagtcagtagtcGCAGTGCTTTCCGTTTGCATTGCAACGTGGACCTTGGGCTGCGTCAACAAAAAGCTACGCGCGAAAGGAAAGAGTACCACGAAAGAAAAGGTTAGGTAGCCAGCTTGTCGCTTGCTAGCAAAAGGCATGAAAGGTCGTCCGCACCAACAGTCAATCCTTCTCTTAGAACAGATTTGCATTGACGCTGCACTGGGGACCTTAAGAGCGAGTCACAGTCCGTGCAATCGATTACGATCGTGAATGGTGTTGCCCGCTTACCGGCCCTTTCGTTCATCGAAATCGGGGTCCAGGAGTTATGCTCGATCCGGATTCGCCACGGACCCGGTAGTttcgttttacagttagcggaACTTGGAAAAATGAAGACTACACTTATTACAATTACTGTGTAACCTTTAAGTCTTTAAAATACAAACTGCACCAACATAGTCAAGGCGCTCctcctttcacagtcaggatCCAAGGAGTTGCATCCCGTACGTGCTCTATCCCTCTAAGCGTCTCTATACAGTCGATTTTAGAGCTAAAACAACGTCATATCATACTTGGTGTTGTGCTGACCAGTCAACGGGGTACCTACGCCAGTAGACCTTCATTGTAGCTAGGTTATCATTCCAGTTCAATCACACAGAATCAATGCACGTCCATTTTGCGGTATAGACCACCAAAGAGGTCAAGAGAGTCATAGAGGAAATCCTCGTATGTAGGAGCATTTGCACATCAAAAGGGTCGCCAATGCTGAGCAAAGAACAATACCTCTGTCACTCCTACCCGAAAAAGTAGATGCTCGCGCGAGCGCCTCGGCTGAGAAAATTCATAAAAAAGTAGGACGGTACGTAAACCTCGGTGTTCATAAATACAAACAAGAATTTTATGTGAACTAGACCATTTCGCTATTGCTGCTTTGAGGCCGACTTCGCCTCCGCAGTTTCACACGAAGAGATCGCCAGAAGCGCCTCAGATAGAACAACAAGACTGCACGAGACCTTGAAAAGTAAAGGCCTGCCGTCACCATCCCGCAACCGATAATTATACTTACAGGGATGCATGCAACAATCAGTAGAGTAGTAGTATACTGTCGATCATAGTAGAAGTAGCCACCATAAGTGTTGCCGAAATAGCCAACTATCGCATAGTACAAGAGAATACAAACCGATAAAGGCGCTCCGATCCACCCACCCAGCTGAAGTACAGGATGGTCCAGCGCGAGGCCCATACCTAGTCCAATAGTCCCCATTACCGGAAATTCTCGGTTCACAAAAGCTAAAACCAATTGCACCACAATGACGCTATATATTCCCCATAGCACCATCTCtcggacggcaaggctgAGTGATGCCGTGCACAAGCATATGAATGTAAAAACAAGCAATACTGGACTCAGCATGTCTAGCCAAGTTTCTTCCAGCCAAAGTCGGACTGCAAAGATAGACAACGCCAAGCAACCTGCTCCCGACTTTGTCTTGATGAATAGTAGGAGCACCAGCGCCGAAAGAAACAGAGATATTGCGGCAGCAACGTACCCAATGCCGCTAGTCCAGCGGAAACATCTACTTCCTTCGTTCCTCAAGGGTTGTTGAAAATCGGGGAAGGAAGTTGAGTTTGCAACTACAGTATACATCATCGACTGCGGGTCCAGCTGTATGATATGCAAAACCTCTTGATACGACGACCACTCATCAACAAATCTATCCTCTTGCAGCCTGATCCAGTATCGTCCATCGTGAGCTTTGCCAACGGATTCTAACCATCCCCCTCCGTCACTGTTTAGAAGAGTTGTGTTTCGAAATCCCTGACTTATGTTTTCATTGGAAGATACACACGCAACTGCTTGCGTTGTGTATTCATAtatttcctcgtcgtcgtgtcCAACAAACTCCGTATAGAGGAAACAGAATCCTTCCATTGTTTCACCAGAACCTTCGTTAATACTCACGAAGCTATGCGGTTCGTGGAGTTGACTGTACACAGTAAGATTTCCATTTACGTTGGTCGCAACTAGTGTTTCCGTATCCATATAGGAATCCCAACCATGATGTTCCTTTTCGGCCATTCTACCGCGAAAGTAAGTAGTTCCGTCACTCATATGAATGTATGATGATCCATCAGAATATGAATATCTCTGACTTGCCCATTCCTTTAGTTCTTGCGGGATATTTTCTAACGAGTCAATATCAAATTCCACGGAATCacctgactgtgatgtgATACTCTTCAAGCACATGGAAGATCCTTCGGAGCTGTACAAAAATATCAAAAGTGATAGCGCAGTCAGACAAGCAGTCACTGTGAGTGCCGTCAGTAGGTACAACAGGCTGACCAAGATTGGGACGGTCGGTTGCCGCGCTGGGTCCCTAAATAGATACGAGTCTATCTTTTGGGTCACCCGAGCGTGTACCAGGTCCAGTTCGCTGTAGTTCAAGTCCAACTTGTGCAACGGTGCCGTTCTTGGCCTGTTCAGATTCTCATTTGCGACTGGCCGTCCTTGAGGCTCTTCTTGCTGAGCCTTTCGCGCAAGCAATTCCATGCCCTTCTTGAGACGTACTGTGAACCAGTAAAAGACAATAGCATCCAGGCAAGCTAAGAGGGCTACCATCCCGCATTTGACAATCCATGATTGCAGTTCGAGCGCACTGAACTGCGCAAGCCCGAAATCCCTTCGCTCGTCGGAATCGAAGTCGTCGTTCAATACAGCGTGCGTCGAGTTTCCCACAATATACGAAGGCGAGTATTGTAGATTGTATAGGGTGATTAAAGCGAGAAGGATCGTGTTAACGAGGAGCAGACCCAGCGGAAACCTGGCAAAGATCCACCAGAATCTCCATCCAGCAACAGGCGCCATcgcctcttcttcttcgtcgtcatcatcattctCCTCTTCCGCATCGTTTTCGACTGGTGTGTTCATGATTTCCAAGGTTTCCATCCGGCGTTCTTCTGCCTCGGAAGAAATTCCCGTGGCGCGTCTGTTGTGGCGGTCGGCAGCAGTTGACTCCGGTCCCGTAGTAAACGCGTTCATCCTTTTCGTGTCGACGACGGGTGCGTATATGCGATACGTGTATTTGATACGTAAATGCGATACGTGTATGGATGTTCCTTCCGTCCGTCGATAAATCCCGACAACCCGCAGTCGAAAGTGTTCTGCCTGGAAACGGAGCTATTACAGATTGCGTAGCAAGCGCTTCTCTACTGGAAGGATAGAAACGTAACCACCAAGAGTGTTTCGTACGGGACAAATGGAGGATCTTTGGTGAAATGCTGAAAGTTTCAAAGCCGAAAACGGACTCGGAAGTGAACGATCGTCGATGACAGATGCTGACAGCTACCGTGACGAACGCGAGACAACATTGTTGACAGAATCCTGCACGAACGAGGGTACCGCAAATAGACACACGTTGCAAAAGATACCTCTTTGGGGGAAAGAAAGATCCACGTGCCAATTATAACACATTTTGACAGAAAGAAGAGCGGCCAGAGTTCGATGGAATCACAGGTCTCTCTTCTCAGACAGGAAAAAGAATCAAATTCTGACGG from Phaeodactylum tricornutum CCAP 1055/1 chromosome 11, complete sequence carries:
- a CDS encoding predicted protein; this translates as MWRTRILLLVVRPSTVCHVDRAEVSFRAIPLFSKEEYLIRMLRRLTLGNYPLFLFMSIPFANASRTPPYHGGGSSHTPLRRRGENDLFAAPTYVSELPLPRPRPNKADKVVRIAMRAVLLSPVVVLVLWSGLAVLWTSKQQSQQPLTSSRTTKQRRNMRLPTRAQVSESLAEVVEVVGDALGDAAPRQAKRLPVYAPLGNTREMNAMRPSRIAPRQQDSLLVVQPANVMPVPNRGAVQSQTQNVAAQAEPLQAALLQGQTNRASVQGAPLTQAAYQGQQPLQASIQGQQAMQATAQGDSVYQEPLPVSAPQNMAPLVSLPGPLGRTQPLVTSTQESTNSASSEQLQEQQFEKFADEQQGAPMTQQDPQVTSSLRQQQSRTVVYYYDPAQAVSQDGKFYVPQTVYDANGNAVHLPSIQAQQIYVEPPRMTMTQTNNSANSRHSDPDVARVMPQTGSVVTDLSATAAATDQSIVVATVGVLALLFGALSARKLRTRSLLSSCLDNEDEAAYDTAYTQSADVNSYHTFSWKQDLEKFDV
- a CDS encoding predicted protein, which encodes MRKTTIYIAERYHLANPSRFAVCSRLRLVTTIVTLFVYLLSRRTLLVYDVWATFSTTHEAELFLPAMAPATSRNPDSEKRNQSQIEILLDSSNLTVQEMSIDINANGKLIKFAPSSSKQFGVPPQDAFSACLLVMDENFRLSEWIAYHFFTLPLRTLVVLVDPRSRTSPKLILDQWREYMDIVEWTDGDILFNYNSSLLKGTTREKTKLHRTRQKLFYGSCTRYLKATNRSWTTYFDVDEYLAINEADTFDSSERIGQSGSIIRLLRETKAKPRERLYHGPCITLPRRYFSGSKESTVDMVFNRVPDFLNASRFETLRWRYRSDNTVTENGASKAIMDVSQIAWKELRRQRLEVHRPIKSCPPNHVRSGPFSIHHYLGTWEAYSHRNDARDGHHRNRTQWELRSDQTSGGSTDQIRPWIAGFVQQVGKQRAAYLLEDVGIYQDRVSDDGNVK
- a CDS encoding predicted protein, whose translation is MFALLAKGITRRSLPRAATFALSGTNMTRSFTATQTVAMPLAEFRDTVSRQKRTDESVGRSWSATELRRKNYEDLHKLWFVLYKERNMLLTEQQLSRRKGIMFPQPERMRKVRKSMGAIKHVLGERKREMLARLAREKLEFKNKMDEDAVEEQA
- a CDS encoding predicted protein, whose translation is MLWNCLIVICLSVMTRLFRGTACALSPLPSPLRNRDSFTSLPLPTVTGDCGNSKELFSIAPMMGHTNRHYRYFVRLFSERTHLYTEMVPASQIVQAFRRAPVVLQIGGGDPEVLRQAAAIGAAYGGYVDINLNCGCPSNAVRGRSAGAALMRDPSHVAHCVEAMQEGIFEMGQGTNKLKPNVTVKHRLGVRDAATFDASADRSKDDAEAYRSCRQFVNAIALTGAVAKCHVHARYGLLGDFTPTTIQNRNVPPLRPSIVNQLAEDFPSVEFVTNGGVKSLDEVSQVVRGGRHGSGVNNVVGAMVGRAAINHPCSFAAADTL
- a CDS encoding predicted protein, which encodes MPFASKRQAGYLTFSFVVLFPFARSFLLTQPKVHVAMQTESTATTDCELSFSKSDQPAPLYITIGPPCAGKTTWLQQQQRQSPDYSQVSIDDVSLDDQPDTYVPLNTEYFLTNTANSYPEELRTHCICGKSLAERIQGNDQRELRTVLQRVAGNLTESEFRNAIIGNIVGMDHCESTTSKSVQTLLVNAVERCMQDQTMVALLPQTVDLFVRERIFRRDGTHSTTGLESSEKALYACPIDRPVAWGNTNTRPSDYRMALVMAASTRRPVRFVVYSDKKARLRVLNNSEMDLADKVPQELFGLQATLPELIDRNVNRLLTSGRYVPVSVIRDMHERSLELLQKVVHGWNSLSRNHSNNSKLTAFDLDRGLARLVDFDLLADRTVVDLRTVNQPPQQQQQHQGNNLRRSSSPRPLHLSARDAGSRKRSSFDPRSRRQPPEPVRNGATHSRGTRTDTPLTRPVDGEKYGPRSQGSDANLAQGKRSYGGYNRGSPANSNHAGRPPQNQGDGERPRLHDQRQPSANNTRRSTFPNKTNGAPPKRRRREE